The Mucilaginibacter terrenus genome has a segment encoding these proteins:
- the lysS gene encoding lysine--tRNA ligase: MSIALSEQELFRRESLKQLRALDIDPYPAEAFDVNAWAKDITDNFEANPDQYKQVVIAGRIMTRRIMGSASFAELQDSTGRVQIYLKRDDICPGEDKTLYNTVFKKLLDIGDYVGVKGYGFITQTGEISIHVQELTVLSKSLKPLPVVKREEDGTIHDGFTDPEMRYRQRYVDLTVNPEFKQIFINRSKVISAMRGYFNAQGWMEVETPILQPVHGGAAARPFETHHNTLDMQLFLRIANELYLKRLIVAGFDGVYEFGKMFRNEGMDRTHNPEFTAMEIYVAYKDYIWMMSMVEECLETVAKAVHGVPVVQVGKHEINFAGPYEKLSMYDSIKKYTNIDVSEMDEAGLRSVCADLGIEVNATMGKGKLIDEIFSAKVEANLIQPTYITDYPIEMTPLAKKHRTKDGLVERFELFVNGKEIANAYSELNDPIDQRERFEEQLVLAGRGDDEAMAMDDDFLRALEYGMPPTSGLGIGIDRLVMLMTNQSTIQEVLFFPQMRPEKKAKIATAEDFVNAGVSAEWVPVLNKMGFNTVEELKAGNPNKVFNDLGGMRKKLKLEITMPSKEEVMAWFN, encoded by the coding sequence ATGAGTATTGCGCTGTCTGAACAGGAACTCTTCCGCCGCGAGTCGTTAAAACAACTCCGCGCCCTTGACATTGACCCTTACCCTGCCGAAGCATTTGATGTGAACGCGTGGGCTAAGGATATTACTGACAACTTTGAAGCAAACCCTGACCAGTATAAACAGGTAGTAATAGCAGGCCGTATAATGACGCGCCGTATTATGGGAAGCGCAAGCTTTGCCGAGTTGCAGGATAGCACAGGTCGCGTGCAGATTTACTTAAAACGCGACGATATTTGCCCGGGCGAGGATAAAACACTTTATAATACAGTGTTCAAAAAACTACTCGACATAGGTGACTACGTAGGTGTAAAAGGGTACGGCTTTATTACCCAAACAGGCGAGATATCTATACACGTGCAGGAGCTTACCGTGCTCTCTAAATCGCTTAAGCCGCTGCCGGTAGTTAAACGTGAAGAGGACGGAACTATACATGACGGATTTACTGATCCGGAAATGCGTTACCGCCAGCGATATGTAGACCTTACGGTAAACCCGGAATTTAAGCAGATATTCATCAACCGCTCAAAAGTCATCAGCGCTATGCGCGGGTACTTTAACGCTCAGGGTTGGATGGAGGTGGAAACCCCTATACTGCAGCCGGTACATGGCGGCGCAGCGGCAAGGCCTTTTGAAACCCATCATAATACGCTGGATATGCAGCTTTTCCTACGTATTGCCAATGAGCTTTACTTAAAAAGGCTGATCGTAGCGGGTTTTGACGGGGTATATGAATTTGGTAAGATGTTCCGCAATGAGGGCATGGACCGTACGCACAACCCGGAATTTACAGCTATGGAGATATATGTAGCCTATAAAGACTATATATGGATGATGTCCATGGTTGAGGAATGCCTGGAGACTGTTGCCAAAGCGGTACACGGCGTACCTGTGGTACAAGTAGGTAAGCACGAGATAAACTTTGCAGGCCCTTATGAAAAACTGTCGATGTATGATTCTATAAAGAAATACACGAACATTGATGTATCAGAGATGGACGAGGCGGGCTTACGCTCGGTTTGTGCAGACTTAGGTATAGAGGTTAATGCAACTATGGGTAAGGGCAAACTGATAGACGAGATCTTCAGCGCTAAAGTAGAAGCTAATCTGATACAGCCTACTTACATCACCGACTACCCTATAGAGATGACACCGCTTGCTAAGAAGCACCGCACCAAGGATGGCCTGGTAGAGCGCTTTGAACTGTTTGTAAATGGTAAAGAGATAGCTAACGCCTATTCCGAACTTAACGACCCTATAGACCAGCGTGAGCGCTTTGAGGAGCAGCTGGTATTGGCAGGCCGCGGCGACGATGAGGCTATGGCAATGGACGACGACTTCCTGCGTGCGCTGGAGTATGGCATGCCACCAACCTCCGGCTTGGGTATTGGTATAGACCGCCTGGTAATGCTGATGACCAATCAAAGCACTATACAGGAAGTACTCTTTTTCCCGCAAATGCGCCCGGAGAAAAAAGCTAAGATAGCAACTGCTGAAGATTTTGTAAACGCAGGTGTATCTGCCGAGTGGGTACCAGTACTCAACAAGATGGGCTTTAACACCGTAGAGGAACTCAAAGCGGGTAACCCTAATAAAGTGTTTAACGATCTTGGTGGTATGCGTAAAAAACTTAAGCTGGAAATTACCATGCCTTCGAAAGAAGAAGTAATGGCCTGGTTTAATTAA
- a CDS encoding HAD family hydrolase: MNIKVIAFDADDTLWVNEPYFRQTEERFCELLSDYLSRHDLERELLTIEIANLALYGYGIKGFILSMIEAAMKITNNTLSVEVIGQIIDLGKQMLNQPIELLEGVEDVLKQLKDKYRLVVATKGDLLDQERKLRKSGINHYFHHIEIMSEKDDANYLKLIKHLDIRPEELLMIGNSLKSDVMPVLNVGGHAVHVPYHITWAHEQIEHTIDNERFKSLDTITDILAFL; this comes from the coding sequence ATGAACATTAAAGTTATTGCCTTTGATGCCGACGACACCTTATGGGTAAACGAACCCTATTTCAGGCAGACGGAGGAACGTTTTTGTGAACTACTGAGCGACTACCTGTCCCGGCACGATCTGGAGCGCGAGTTGCTGACCATAGAGATAGCCAATCTAGCGCTATATGGCTACGGTATAAAGGGTTTTATACTATCGATGATAGAGGCAGCAATGAAGATCACCAACAACACCTTGAGTGTGGAAGTGATCGGCCAGATTATTGATTTGGGCAAGCAAATGCTTAACCAACCCATTGAATTGCTGGAGGGGGTAGAAGATGTGTTAAAGCAGTTGAAAGATAAATATCGCCTTGTTGTAGCTACCAAGGGCGATCTGCTGGACCAGGAACGCAAGCTCAGGAAATCCGGCATCAACCACTACTTTCATCATATTGAGATCATGAGCGAAAAGGACGATGCCAATTACCTTAAGTTGATCAAACATTTGGACATCCGTCCGGAGGAATTGTTAATGATAGGCAATTCGCTCAAGAGCGATGTAATGCCGGTGCTGAATGTTGGCGGGCACGCTGTTCACGTACCTTATCATATAACATGGGCGCATGAGCAAATAGAGCACACCATAGATAACGAGCGTTTCAAAAGTTTGGATACCATTACCGACATTTTAGCATTTTTATAG
- a CDS encoding chloramphenicol acetyltransferase: MKKKIDLDNWSRKEHFEFFNKFEEPYYSVVVNVDVTKAYSNAKEQGLSFFLYYLHCALSAVNQVESFKYRVEGTELFLYDKINVSPTVDRADGSFGFGFIEFEPELKSFVQTASATLERLRAATGLFSPNSDRQDVIHFSALPWLNFTGLTHARSFTWRDSVPKVSVGKVTEDNGRKLMPVSVTVHHGLTDGRHVGEFVELFQQWLDQ, encoded by the coding sequence ATGAAGAAAAAGATTGATCTTGATAATTGGTCTAGAAAAGAGCATTTTGAGTTTTTTAACAAGTTTGAAGAGCCTTATTACAGCGTTGTGGTTAATGTTGATGTAACAAAAGCTTACTCGAACGCAAAAGAGCAGGGGTTGTCTTTTTTTCTTTACTATCTGCATTGCGCTTTATCGGCGGTAAACCAGGTGGAAAGTTTCAAGTACAGGGTAGAAGGCACCGAACTGTTTTTGTATGACAAGATAAATGTATCGCCAACAGTGGACAGGGCCGACGGAAGTTTCGGGTTTGGCTTTATCGAGTTTGAACCTGAATTGAAAAGTTTTGTGCAAACTGCATCAGCAACGCTGGAACGTTTGCGCGCTGCAACCGGCCTGTTCTCGCCCAACAGCGACAGGCAGGATGTAATACATTTCTCCGCACTGCCGTGGCTCAATTTCACCGGGCTTACCCATGCACGGAGTTTTACCTGGCGTGACAGCGTACCTAAGGTATCCGTTGGCAAGGTGACCGAAGATAATGGCAGAAAACTGATGCCGGTGTCTGTCACCGTGCATCATGGGCTTACTGATGGTCGGCACGTTGGTGAGTTTGTGGAATTGTTTCAGCAATGGCTTGACCAGTAG
- a CDS encoding Kelch repeat-containing protein — protein sequence MLLKRTGLILLTALLLVSCKKEPFVPNYENALPGLWKQVANFEGVGRVRAYGFSIGNKGYIIGGNAGSGFSSIALYDMWEYDPTADKWTRKADYPGQGAEYLRGFTINNKAYLGTGFGERAEHQDDPPQKRDFWEYDPALDKWTHKADVPGPPRENVIAFAIDGAGYLGLGTNNDYNASYKDFYRYDVVSDKWTRVADYPGNGSFGVAAFAVNGKGYAGLGGTSPDVIKTDFWEYDPAADKWTARADFTGKPRVFSSQFVIGSDGYVGLGTTTAASADDWYKYSPATNSWNKITTYGGVARYDAVSFTINGIAYTGTGNPGLLYDLWKYMPTQKPN from the coding sequence ATGCTTTTAAAAAGAACCGGGTTAATTTTACTGACCGCATTGCTGCTGGTATCCTGTAAAAAAGAACCGTTTGTACCTAACTACGAAAATGCGCTACCCGGCCTCTGGAAGCAGGTAGCCAACTTTGAAGGTGTTGGTCGCGTGCGTGCTTACGGTTTTTCAATAGGTAACAAAGGTTATATTATAGGAGGGAACGCTGGTTCGGGATTTAGTTCAATAGCGTTGTACGATATGTGGGAGTATGATCCAACTGCCGACAAGTGGACGCGCAAGGCAGATTACCCGGGACAGGGGGCTGAATACCTTCGTGGGTTCACTATAAATAATAAAGCTTACCTGGGCACAGGTTTTGGCGAGCGCGCAGAACACCAAGACGACCCGCCGCAGAAGCGCGATTTTTGGGAGTATGATCCTGCGTTAGATAAATGGACGCATAAAGCAGATGTTCCTGGCCCGCCGCGCGAAAATGTTATAGCTTTTGCAATAGATGGCGCAGGATACCTTGGACTGGGCACCAATAACGATTACAACGCCAGTTATAAGGATTTTTATAGATATGATGTGGTTAGCGACAAATGGACCCGGGTTGCTGATTATCCGGGTAATGGTAGTTTTGGTGTTGCAGCTTTCGCTGTAAACGGAAAAGGTTATGCTGGCCTGGGCGGAACGTCACCAGATGTAATTAAAACCGACTTTTGGGAGTACGACCCTGCAGCTGATAAATGGACCGCAAGAGCAGACTTTACCGGTAAGCCGCGCGTTTTTAGCAGCCAGTTTGTTATTGGCAGCGACGGCTACGTTGGCCTTGGTACTACAACCGCTGCATCCGCAGACGACTGGTACAAGTACTCACCTGCAACAAATAGCTGGAACAAGATCACCACTTATGGCGGTGTAGCGCGCTACGATGCGGTAAGCTTTACCATCAACGGCATTGCCTACACGGGCACCGGAAATCCGGGTTTGCTATACGACCTGTGGAAGTATATGCCAACACAAAAACCAAATTAG
- a CDS encoding AMP-dependent synthetase/ligase has translation MNPVKEHDTVPGLIRNIVKNIHPDTHPFMTHKVKDTWVDISYKEAIEKIDAISAWFLNVGVLKGDRLSLIIENGPDYVYYDQALQQIGAVNASIYPTLTEAEIEYILNDSGAKTILVGNPFLFKKVLKVVNSCPSVLRIIPAFDDFEKHCEKLKLNAGVVGFKQVIEEGKTLLPQYATAIKIAREAILPSDLSSLIYTSGTTGIPKGVMLTHSNFVETVREGLNQIPNVEPSDIFLSFLPLSHVFERTATYYICMGAGCKIAFSQSLELLAKNMVEVKPTIMNCVPRLLERIHDKAMKTGTSAGGMKTKIFSWAFELGKEALKYAEEGKKPGLILSGKLKIADKLVFSKIREKTGGNLKFLISGGGALPKNVGIFLGSVGIKVLEGFGLTETTGPMAVTEYHRQVYGTAGRIMTGTQVGIQNIDTKQIYTIQTHDTFKPDYLSEEGEIIIRGISVMKGYWNKPEETAAAIDADGWFHTGDIGRFYKGYIQITDRLKNMLVNAYGKNIYPTPVENTYLKSSKIEQIFLVGDKREYITAIIVPPKELLQETFKLGNEFFERPDTFIEDKEIVDWVAQDVKRFSNELAKFERIKNFIVKRNPFSMEAGEITPTLKAKRKVIEKNYAQAIDEMYLQEAEAD, from the coding sequence ATGAACCCGGTAAAAGAACACGATACTGTTCCTGGCCTTATACGCAATATTGTAAAGAACATTCATCCAGATACCCATCCCTTCATGACCCATAAGGTGAAGGATACATGGGTAGATATATCTTATAAAGAAGCTATCGAAAAGATAGATGCCATTTCCGCCTGGTTCCTGAACGTGGGTGTACTAAAAGGCGACAGGCTATCACTTATTATTGAGAACGGGCCGGATTACGTATATTACGACCAGGCCTTGCAGCAAATAGGTGCAGTTAATGCCTCTATATACCCTACCCTTACCGAAGCTGAGATAGAGTATATCCTTAACGACTCCGGAGCCAAAACGATACTGGTAGGCAACCCATTCCTCTTTAAGAAAGTGCTTAAGGTTGTAAACAGCTGTCCTTCTGTACTGCGTATAATACCTGCTTTTGACGACTTTGAGAAACACTGCGAAAAGTTAAAGCTTAATGCCGGTGTGGTTGGTTTTAAGCAGGTGATAGAAGAAGGCAAAACGCTGCTGCCGCAATACGCTACAGCTATAAAAATAGCACGGGAGGCTATCCTGCCGTCAGACTTATCTAGTTTAATCTACACCTCCGGTACAACAGGCATTCCCAAAGGAGTAATGCTAACGCACAGTAACTTTGTAGAGACTGTACGTGAAGGCCTGAACCAAATACCGAACGTTGAGCCGAGCGACATTTTCCTGTCGTTCCTTCCGCTGTCGCACGTTTTCGAGCGTACTGCAACATATTACATATGCATGGGCGCTGGCTGTAAAATAGCGTTCTCGCAAAGCCTTGAACTGCTTGCCAAAAACATGGTTGAGGTGAAACCAACCATCATGAACTGCGTACCGCGGTTGCTTGAGCGCATTCACGATAAGGCGATGAAAACCGGAACTTCCGCCGGGGGCATGAAAACCAAAATTTTCAGCTGGGCGTTTGAACTGGGCAAAGAGGCGCTGAAGTATGCCGAAGAAGGCAAAAAACCGGGGCTAATACTTTCCGGCAAACTTAAGATAGCTGATAAACTTGTTTTCAGCAAAATACGCGAGAAGACTGGCGGCAACTTAAAGTTCCTGATTTCGGGTGGTGGTGCACTGCCAAAAAACGTAGGTATATTTCTGGGTAGTGTAGGTATTAAAGTACTGGAAGGTTTTGGGCTTACCGAGACTACCGGTCCTATGGCAGTTACAGAGTATCACCGCCAGGTTTACGGCACCGCAGGCCGTATCATGACGGGTACCCAGGTTGGTATTCAAAATATCGATACTAAACAGATATACACCATTCAAACACATGATACCTTTAAGCCGGATTATTTGTCGGAAGAAGGCGAGATCATCATCCGCGGTATATCCGTTATGAAAGGCTATTGGAACAAGCCGGAAGAAACTGCTGCTGCTATAGATGCTGACGGCTGGTTCCACACAGGCGATATAGGCCGCTTTTACAAAGGCTACATCCAGATCACCGACAGGCTCAAGAACATGCTGGTGAACGCCTATGGTAAGAACATCTACCCTACTCCGGTAGAGAACACCTACCTGAAAAGCTCAAAAATAGAGCAAATCTTCCTGGTTGGTGATAAGCGAGAATATATAACCGCCATCATCGTTCCACCAAAAGAACTGCTGCAAGAAACCTTTAAACTTGGTAACGAATTTTTTGAACGGCCTGACACCTTTATAGAAGATAAAGAGATAGTAGACTGGGTGGCACAGGATGTTAAACGCTTTTCTAACGAGTTAGCAAAGTTCGAGCGCATTAAAAATTTTATAGTAAAGCGTAATCCGTTTAGTATGGAAGCTGGCGAGATCACCCCTACCCTTAAAGCTAAGCGCAAAGTAATAGAAAAGAACTACGCCCAGGCTATAGACGAAATGTACTTGCAGGAAGCAGAAGCGGACTAA
- a CDS encoding HesB/IscA family protein: MVTVTDKAKSKIDHLMQDGGLDASYFLRVSVQGGGCSGLSYNLDFDNEEKKGDQFFEDKGVRMALDMKSFLYLAGTELDFSDGLNGKGFNFHNPNASRTCGCGESFSV, from the coding sequence ATGGTAACTGTAACTGATAAAGCAAAATCTAAAATAGATCACCTCATGCAGGATGGCGGGCTTGATGCCTCGTACTTCCTTCGTGTAAGTGTACAAGGCGGGGGTTGCTCGGGCTTGTCCTACAACCTCGATTTTGATAACGAGGAGAAAAAGGGCGACCAGTTTTTTGAGGACAAGGGCGTACGCATGGCACTGGATATGAAATCATTCTTATACCTGGCCGGCACCGAACTTGATTTTAGCGACGGCCTTAACGGCAAGGGCTTTAACTTTCATAATCCTAATGCTTCCCGCACCTGCGGCTGCGGCGAAAGTTTCTCGGTTTAA
- the iscU gene encoding Fe-S cluster assembly scaffold IscU, with protein MAYSDKVIDHYTNPRNVGTLDKSSTTVGTGLVGAPECGDVMRLQIQVDENNIITDAKFKTFGCGSAIASSSLATEWLKGKSVDDAMKIDNMDIVEELALPPVKIHCSVLAEDAIKAAINDYRVKNGMEPIELEKSHH; from the coding sequence ATGGCTTATTCAGATAAAGTAATTGACCATTACACCAATCCGCGCAACGTGGGCACGCTTGATAAAAGCAGCACTACAGTTGGTACCGGCCTGGTTGGCGCACCGGAGTGCGGCGACGTAATGCGTTTGCAAATACAGGTTGATGAGAACAACATCATCACCGATGCAAAATTTAAAACATTTGGTTGCGGTTCGGCTATCGCGTCATCATCTTTGGCTACCGAGTGGCTTAAAGGTAAAAGCGTTGATGATGCCATGAAGATTGACAACATGGACATTGTTGAAGAACTTGCATTGCCACCGGTAAAAATTCACTGTTCGGTATTGGCAGAAGATGCTATTAAAGCAGCCATTAACGATTACCGCGTGAAAAACGGCATGGAGCCGATTGAGCTGGAAAAATCACACCACTAA
- a CDS encoding IscS subfamily cysteine desulfurase — protein MNIPIYLDNNATTPMDPRVLEAMLPYFTSKFGNAASRNHPFGWVAEEGVDYAREQVAKLIGASEKEIIFTSGATESDNLAIKGVFEMYKEKGNHIITAVTEHKAVLDACKHVEKLGGRVTYLPVKEDGLVDLAVLEAAMTPETILVSIMYGNNEIGVIQPVREIADIAHKHGALFMTDATQAVGKIPVDVNRDGIDLLALSAHKMYGPKGVGALYVRRKGPRVKVTAQMDGGGHERGMRSGTLNVPGIVGLGKACEIANQEMAQEAIRLSALRDKLEQALSVLEESYVNGNVQHRLPHVANISFKYVEGEGLMMAMKDLAVSSGSACTSASLEPSYVLKSLGLSDDLAHSSIRFGLGRFTTEEEVDYAVEVTKKAVTHLRELSPLWEMFKEGIDLNSIEWAEH, from the coding sequence ATGAACATCCCAATTTATCTAGATAACAACGCCACCACACCAATGGACCCCCGGGTGCTGGAAGCTATGCTGCCGTACTTTACATCTAAGTTTGGTAATGCTGCAAGTCGCAACCACCCTTTTGGCTGGGTTGCAGAGGAAGGTGTTGATTACGCACGCGAGCAGGTTGCTAAGCTTATAGGTGCCAGCGAAAAAGAAATCATCTTTACATCGGGCGCTACCGAAAGCGACAACCTTGCCATTAAAGGCGTGTTTGAAATGTATAAAGAAAAAGGCAACCACATTATCACCGCGGTTACCGAACATAAAGCCGTTTTAGACGCGTGCAAGCACGTTGAAAAACTTGGCGGCCGGGTTACTTACCTTCCTGTTAAAGAGGATGGCCTTGTGGACCTTGCAGTACTTGAAGCTGCCATGACGCCGGAAACCATCCTGGTATCTATTATGTATGGTAATAACGAAATTGGTGTTATACAACCAGTTAGGGAAATTGCTGATATTGCCCATAAACATGGCGCTTTGTTCATGACTGATGCTACCCAGGCAGTTGGTAAAATACCTGTTGACGTAAACCGTGATGGTATTGACCTGCTTGCTTTATCGGCCCACAAGATGTATGGCCCTAAAGGTGTAGGCGCATTATACGTACGCCGTAAAGGGCCACGTGTTAAAGTTACTGCACAGATGGACGGTGGCGGCCACGAGCGCGGCATGCGTTCAGGAACGCTTAACGTACCGGGTATAGTTGGTTTAGGTAAAGCCTGCGAAATTGCCAATCAGGAAATGGCACAGGAAGCTATCCGTTTATCTGCCCTGCGCGATAAACTGGAGCAAGCATTATCCGTGCTGGAAGAAAGCTATGTGAATGGCAACGTTCAGCACCGCTTACCGCATGTTGCAAACATTTCCTTTAAATATGTTGAGGGTGAGGGCCTTATGATGGCCATGAAGGATCTTGCAGTATCATCAGGTTCGGCATGTACTTCTGCTTCATTGGAACCATCATATGTGCTTAAAAGCCTTGGTTTGAGCGATGACCTGGCACACTCTTCTATACGTTTTGGCTTAGGCCGTTTTACTACTGAGGAAGAGGTTGACTATGCTGTTGAGGTGACCAAAAAAGCGGTTACCCACCTGCGTGAACTTTCACCGCTGTGGGAGATGTTTAAAGAAGGCATAGACCTTAACTCTATTGAGTGGGCAGAACACTAA
- the mce gene encoding methylmalonyl-CoA epimerase produces MNKIEHIGIAVNSITDTGSIYEKLLDTTVYKIEDVLTEGVKTAFLKSGPNKIELLQATTEDSPIAKFIAKKGEGIHHIAFAVDDIETEMARLKAEGFILLNDAPKPGADNKLVCFVHPKSAAGVLVELCQEQQ; encoded by the coding sequence ATGAACAAGATAGAGCATATTGGCATAGCAGTAAACAGCATAACAGATACGGGCAGCATCTACGAAAAGTTGCTTGATACAACCGTTTACAAGATAGAAGATGTGCTTACCGAGGGGGTAAAAACCGCTTTCCTGAAAAGCGGCCCCAACAAAATAGAATTACTGCAAGCTACGACCGAAGACAGCCCTATTGCCAAATTCATAGCCAAGAAAGGAGAGGGCATTCATCACATTGCCTTTGCGGTAGATGACATTGAAACCGAGATGGCCCGCCTTAAGGCCGAAGGTTTTATCTTATTGAACGATGCACCTAAACCTGGCGCAGACAACAAGCTGGTTTGTTTTGTACACCCAAAAAGCGCTGCTGGTGTGCTGGTAGAGTTGTGTCAGGAGCAACAATAA
- a CDS encoding right-handed parallel beta-helix repeat-containing protein, with protein MKTLNSLLHGMLMLAVSSCFTMCKKAELPEPAPRNKNLTSLTVSADTTDESLMVRPVYTVQPSQWYVDGKDILPGTIVSIPAGTRGALLLKNFHGTEANPIVIVNKGGTVNITAAATASYGFKTQNCQYFKILGNGDASSKYGIAVTGGNIGMTMDALSTDFEIANVEVRNSGFAGIMAKTDPTCDQATWRGNFTMKNVVLHDNYVHNTGGEGFYVGNSFYANGVQTSCGKVMPHDVVGVKVYNNQVDSTGCEGIQVGSAIADCAIYNNVVNFPGLSPFASGQNNGIQLGEGTGGKCYSNIVRNAPGAGIIVLGLGDNTVANNVIINSGMYGIFADSRYTPGPYFRFVNNTIINSKTAGIRLNSTTIPMNVVANNAIVSSLNNNAISRMNTSVKLTSASNYIGADVSALEYTDLDGGDFTLLPSSPLIGAGTDVSVLGISLDLSGLQRITVSTSSTFNIGAVLGE; from the coding sequence ATGAAAACCCTTAACTCCCTGCTGCACGGCATGCTGATGCTGGCTGTTTCTTCTTGTTTCACAATGTGTAAAAAAGCTGAGTTACCCGAGCCGGCTCCACGTAATAAAAATCTTACCAGCCTTACTGTTTCAGCCGATACTACAGACGAAAGCTTGATGGTTAGGCCGGTGTACACCGTACAACCATCCCAATGGTACGTTGACGGAAAAGACATCCTTCCCGGAACAATAGTGAGCATACCCGCCGGCACAAGGGGAGCTTTGCTGCTTAAGAATTTTCATGGTACAGAGGCTAACCCCATTGTTATTGTAAATAAGGGTGGCACGGTAAATATTACTGCCGCTGCAACCGCGTCCTATGGGTTTAAAACGCAAAACTGCCAGTACTTTAAAATACTTGGCAACGGCGATGCTTCTTCAAAGTATGGCATCGCGGTAACTGGTGGTAATATTGGCATGACCATGGATGCCCTTAGTACAGACTTCGAGATAGCCAATGTAGAGGTGCGTAATTCGGGTTTTGCAGGCATTATGGCTAAAACAGATCCGACCTGCGACCAGGCTACATGGCGCGGAAACTTTACTATGAAGAATGTTGTGTTGCATGATAACTATGTACATAACACAGGCGGAGAAGGCTTTTATGTTGGTAATTCCTTTTACGCTAATGGGGTGCAAACCAGCTGTGGCAAGGTAATGCCGCACGATGTTGTCGGTGTTAAGGTTTATAATAACCAGGTAGACTCTACAGGTTGCGAGGGTATACAAGTAGGCAGCGCTATCGCCGACTGCGCCATTTACAACAACGTTGTAAATTTTCCTGGACTTTCTCCTTTTGCAAGTGGTCAAAATAATGGCATACAATTAGGAGAGGGCACAGGCGGTAAGTGCTATAGTAATATTGTACGCAACGCGCCCGGTGCCGGTATCATTGTGCTGGGTTTGGGTGATAATACGGTAGCAAACAATGTTATTATCAATTCTGGCATGTATGGCATTTTTGCCGACTCCCGGTATACACCAGGGCCCTACTTTCGTTTTGTAAATAACACCATTATCAATTCCAAAACTGCAGGAATACGGCTTAACTCAACCACCATCCCCATGAATGTGGTAGCTAATAACGCTATAGTTAGTTCGCTAAACAACAATGCTATTTCACGAATGAACACCAGCGTTAAGCTTACATCAGCAAGTAATTACATAGGTGCAGACGTAAGTGCACTGGAGTACACTGATTTAGATGGCGGTGACTTTACTCTCTTGCCATCTTCGCCGCTTATTGGTGCCGGGACGGATGTGTCTGTATTGGGGATATCACTTGACCTAAGTGGTTTACAACGAATTACGGTGAGTACATCAAGTACTTTTAATATAGGCGCTGTGTTAGGCGAGTAA
- a CDS encoding type B 50S ribosomal protein L31 yields MKKDLHPSNYRLVVFKDMSNDYSFITKSCIDSRETVKWEDGNEYPLVKLEISHTSHPFYTGKMKLVDTAGRIDKFRTRYSKK; encoded by the coding sequence ATGAAAAAAGACCTGCATCCATCAAACTATAGATTAGTTGTTTTTAAGGATATGTCTAACGACTATTCTTTCATCACTAAGTCTTGTATAGATAGCCGTGAAACCGTTAAATGGGAAGATGGCAATGAATACCCTTTGGTAAAATTAGAAATTTCACACACTTCTCACCCGTTCTATACTGGTAAGATGAAATTGGTTGACACTGCCGGACGTATCGACAAGTTCCGCACGCGTTACTCTAAGAAATAA